The Cylindrospermopsis curvispora GIHE-G1 genome contains a region encoding:
- a CDS encoding DUF4242 domain-containing protein, with amino-acid sequence MSLYLIEGVVKQLQSEQIEKVLDVIASAAFGLNSELIEAQVTENLERLFLVIDAPEAEIAEKSFAAGGLTTTLVKQVRLIGQDLATVKNRKGKANYLVEWNLPGGLTMEAYLQRKAEKSPLYAQVPEIKFERTYVCEDMSKCLCFYDSPNESTVKEARQIVSAPIDTLTSIRNLH; translated from the coding sequence ATGTCGCTGTATTTGATTGAAGGAGTAGTTAAACAACTCCAGTCAGAACAGATTGAAAAGGTGCTTGATGTGATTGCATCCGCTGCATTTGGATTGAATTCGGAACTGATTGAGGCCCAGGTAACAGAGAACCTAGAGCGATTGTTTCTGGTGATTGACGCACCGGAAGCGGAAATCGCGGAGAAAAGTTTTGCAGCAGGTGGGTTGACAACTACTTTGGTCAAACAGGTACGTCTAATAGGACAAGACTTAGCAACGGTTAAAAACCGCAAAGGCAAAGCTAACTACCTAGTAGAGTGGAATTTGCCAGGGGGTTTGACCATGGAGGCTTACTTGCAGCGAAAGGCAGAGAAATCTCCTTTATACGCTCAAGTCCCAGAAATAAAATTTGAACGTACTTATGTTTGTGAAGACATGAGTAAGTGTTTGTGTTTTTATGACAGTCCTAATGAATCAACTGTTAAAGAAGCACGACAGATTGTTAGTGCGCCCATTGATACTCTAACTTCAATTCGGAATCTGCACTGA
- a CDS encoding thioredoxin family protein yields MVRTASTMLPLGTLAPDFNLPDVVSNKTVSLADFAHKKGLLVIFLSRHCPFVQHIKLELAQLGKDYLQSNLGIVAISANDINSHPDDAPEFLKSFAQELDLTYPLLFDETQKTAKDFFAACTPDFFLFDGERKLSYRGQLDDSRPGNNEPVNGKDLRAAINAVLSDREVNRNQKPSIGCNIKWRLGNEPVYFQNQAIAVS; encoded by the coding sequence ATGGTCAGAACCGCTTCCACAATGTTACCGTTGGGTACTTTAGCTCCAGATTTTAATTTGCCCGATGTGGTTTCTAACAAGACAGTTTCTTTGGCTGATTTTGCCCATAAGAAGGGTTTGTTAGTCATTTTTTTGAGTCGTCATTGTCCCTTTGTGCAACACATCAAGTTAGAGTTGGCACAATTGGGCAAAGATTATTTACAAAGTAATCTGGGAATAGTAGCAATTAGTGCCAATGATATCAATAGTCATCCCGACGATGCACCGGAGTTTTTAAAAAGCTTCGCCCAAGAATTGGATCTAACTTATCCTCTACTTTTTGATGAAACCCAGAAAACCGCCAAGGACTTTTTTGCCGCTTGTACTCCCGATTTCTTTCTCTTTGATGGTGAGCGCAAACTGAGCTATCGCGGGCAATTAGATGACAGTCGTCCCGGTAATAATGAACCGGTCAATGGGAAGGATTTACGAGCCGCGATCAATGCTGTTTTGTCTGATAGAGAGGTGAACCGAAACCAAAAACCCAGCATTGGTTGCAATATTAAATGGCGTCTTGGAAATGAGCCTGTTTATTTCCAAAACCAGGCGATCGCAGTTTCCTGA
- a CDS encoding aliphatic sulfonate ABC transporter substrate-binding protein, with protein MKIPFLPQQSGVLKRIVQYSILGLFALSSSLLSASSHPTQAQEKVGFSSRVINLAYQTSGDIVKVKKVVEPRFQALGVKVNWVGPFPAGPQLIEAMNAGKVDIGNVGETPPIFSQAAGVTEVIYIAGRVPSRGLGQGVVVRANSPIRRLEDIKGKKVAFQRGSNAHYLLARALAEVGLRITDVTVVGLTPSEARDAFVQDKVEVWVGGDPFLALVEKTIPIRNLRNASRINTLGGFYLGRREFINKNTQLVRVFLEEADKVGEWAEKNPKDVAKAFAPELKIDESVLETVARRRTYRLRKLTPAIIAEQQKVADFYFKEKIIPRKIDVREATLPPELSKAITPDRLK; from the coding sequence ATGAAAATACCTTTTCTCCCCCAACAAAGTGGGGTTTTAAAACGTATTGTTCAATATTCTATCTTGGGATTGTTTGCTTTATCTAGTTCGCTTTTAAGTGCTAGTTCCCACCCAACTCAAGCTCAAGAAAAAGTGGGATTTAGCTCTCGGGTCATTAACTTAGCCTATCAAACATCTGGAGATATTGTCAAGGTTAAAAAGGTTGTTGAGCCACGGTTCCAAGCTTTAGGTGTTAAAGTCAATTGGGTTGGACCATTTCCTGCAGGACCACAATTAATAGAGGCTATGAATGCAGGTAAGGTAGATATTGGTAATGTAGGAGAAACACCACCTATATTTTCCCAAGCTGCTGGAGTCACAGAAGTAATCTATATTGCAGGACGTGTGCCCAGTAGGGGATTAGGACAAGGTGTGGTTGTTAGGGCCAATTCCCCAATTAGAAGACTGGAGGATATTAAAGGTAAGAAGGTTGCTTTTCAGAGGGGTTCTAATGCACATTATTTACTCGCTAGAGCTTTAGCAGAGGTCGGTTTAAGGATTACCGATGTGACAGTGGTTGGATTAACACCGTCTGAAGCTCGTGATGCCTTTGTTCAAGATAAGGTGGAAGTTTGGGTAGGTGGTGATCCCTTTTTAGCTTTAGTAGAGAAGACTATTCCCATTCGCAATCTAAGAAATGCCTCTAGAATTAATACTTTAGGTGGTTTTTATTTAGGTAGACGGGAGTTTATTAACAAAAATACTCAATTAGTACGAGTATTTTTGGAAGAAGCGGATAAGGTTGGGGAGTGGGCGGAGAAAAATCCAAAGGATGTAGCCAAGGCCTTTGCGCCTGAGTTAAAGATAGATGAGTCTGTGCTGGAAACTGTAGCACGTAGAAGAACATATAGGTTAAGAAAACTAACACCTGCAATTATTGCTGAACAGCAAAAAGTTGCTGATTTTTACTTTAAGGAGAAAATTATCCCTCGCAAAATTGATGTTCGGGAAGCAACTCTTCCTCCTGAATTATCCAAGGCAATTACGCCTGATCGTTTGAAGTAG
- a CDS encoding TauD/TfdA dioxygenase family protein — protein sequence MSFEHIKVKPTSTYIGAEIEGIDLSQPLIDEAVEEIRRALLEWKVIFFRGQNLDHKGQVEFTSRFGEVTFAHPLGEPEPVPGFPQLKPVDRRLYEKQYGFRTGGPWHTDVTAAINPPAASILRAVNVPAFGGDTQWTNLVAAYQGLSEPLRSLADTLRAEHRFNGGGYQPKNSKFEDRIATNPLASIHPVVRVHPETGERALFINPGFVSRIVDVSPEESKLLLKLFVNQITKPAYTTRFRWNNGDIAFWDNRATAHLAPQDLDEVDVERLLYRTTITGDIPVGVNGYRSEVLYGEVFSAQVPTVFKNLDKQVASV from the coding sequence ATGAGTTTTGAGCATATTAAAGTTAAACCCACCAGTACTTATATTGGTGCTGAAATAGAAGGAATAGATCTCTCTCAACCATTGATTGATGAAGCAGTTGAAGAAATTCGCCGCGCACTGCTTGAATGGAAAGTAATTTTCTTCCGGGGACAGAATCTCGACCATAAGGGACAAGTAGAATTTACATCCCGGTTTGGGGAAGTTACTTTTGCCCATCCTTTAGGAGAACCAGAACCCGTACCCGGATTTCCACAACTTAAGCCAGTTGACCGTAGGTTATATGAAAAACAATATGGGTTTCGTACTGGTGGGCCATGGCACACAGATGTTACAGCTGCTATTAATCCACCAGCTGCTTCTATACTTAGGGCTGTTAATGTTCCTGCATTCGGTGGAGATACTCAGTGGACTAACTTAGTAGCTGCATATCAAGGCCTATCAGAACCATTACGATCACTGGCAGATACATTGAGAGCTGAGCATAGATTCAATGGAGGTGGTTATCAGCCCAAAAACTCGAAATTTGAAGACCGAATTGCTACTAATCCCTTGGCTTCCATTCATCCTGTTGTTCGTGTTCATCCTGAAACTGGTGAGCGTGCGCTATTTATTAATCCTGGCTTCGTGTCACGGATTGTTGATGTATCACCAGAAGAAAGCAAGTTGTTACTAAAGTTATTTGTTAATCAGATCACCAAACCTGCTTACACAACCCGGTTTAGATGGAATAATGGGGATATTGCATTTTGGGACAATCGTGCCACCGCCCACCTTGCTCCCCAAGACTTAGATGAAGTAGATGTTGAGCGTCTGCTTTACCGTACTACTATCACTGGTGATATTCCCGTAGGAGTTAATGGTTATCGGTCAGAGGTTCTGTACGGTGAAGTTTTCAGCGCCCAAGTGCCTACTGTGTTCAAAAATTTAGATAAACAGGTCGCATCTGTATGA
- a CDS encoding TauD/TfdA dioxygenase family protein, which yields MTYQHLKIKPIAGRIGAKILEIDLKQNLQDAVINEIRRALVQYKVIFFREQNLTAQEQIAFARRFGEITTAHPTVPSLVGSPEILDLDYGRTAARANNWHTDVTFVDRPPLGSVLRALEIPPYGGDTIWANSVTAYQDLPDHLRKLADELWAVHSNAYDYAEAAVNLSEEIRAYREIFTSTVYESLHPVVRVHPESGERGLFIGGFVRQIRGLSSTESDHIIGLLQSYVTRPENTVRWRWKVGDVAFWDNRATQHYAIADYGNQPRRVQRVTIVGDAPVSIDGQKSQSVKGDASVYNKRVPVAV from the coding sequence ATGACTTACCAACACTTAAAAATTAAACCTATTGCAGGACGTATTGGCGCTAAGATTTTGGAAATTGATTTGAAGCAAAATCTCCAGGATGCAGTTATTAATGAAATTAGACGAGCCTTGGTTCAATATAAGGTGATTTTTTTCCGTGAGCAAAATCTTACAGCTCAAGAGCAGATTGCTTTTGCCCGTCGTTTTGGGGAGATTACCACGGCCCATCCCACAGTTCCGTCCTTGGTGGGGAGTCCAGAGATTCTGGACCTGGATTATGGTAGAACTGCTGCTCGTGCAAACAACTGGCACACGGATGTTACCTTTGTAGACCGTCCTCCCTTAGGTTCTGTATTACGCGCCCTGGAAATTCCTCCTTATGGTGGTGATACCATTTGGGCAAATTCGGTAACAGCATATCAGGATTTACCAGACCACCTACGGAAACTTGCGGATGAGCTTTGGGCAGTTCATAGTAATGCTTATGATTATGCAGAAGCTGCTGTTAACTTATCCGAAGAAATAAGAGCCTATCGAGAAATTTTCACATCCACCGTATATGAAAGTCTACACCCAGTGGTGAGAGTACATCCTGAATCTGGAGAGAGGGGATTATTCATTGGTGGTTTTGTGCGTCAGATTCGGGGATTATCAAGCACTGAGTCTGATCATATTATTGGCTTATTGCAGTCATACGTAACACGTCCGGAAAACACAGTGCGCTGGCGGTGGAAAGTTGGTGATGTGGCATTTTGGGATAACCGGGCTACCCAACATTATGCTATAGCAGATTATGGTAATCAACCTCGGCGTGTGCAAAGGGTAACTATTGTAGGTGATGCACCTGTTTCCATTGATGGGCAAAAAAGTCAAAGTGTGAAAGGAGATGCTTCTGTGTATAACAAACGGGTACCTGTAGCTGTTTAA
- a CDS encoding beta-class carbonic anhydrase: MSQILEEVLSANQNYAETFGDKGKLPLPPARKFAVLTCMDARLDPAKFAGLTEGDAHVIRNAGGRASDDAIRSLVISYKLLGTREWFIIHHTDCGMETFTDEIIRGLLEKSLETAKIDETGWHDIGSGPGSSEAYFIDWLTIGEQSKSVYEDVKRVRFHPLVPKNIPIYGYLYDVKTGKLIEIPQATEIGKVQ; encoded by the coding sequence ATGAGTCAGATACTTGAAGAGGTTCTTAGTGCTAATCAAAACTATGCCGAAACTTTTGGTGATAAGGGCAAGTTGCCTCTACCTCCTGCAAGGAAATTTGCTGTTTTGACCTGTATGGATGCCCGCTTGGATCCGGCCAAATTTGCCGGATTAACGGAAGGGGATGCCCATGTGATTCGTAATGCCGGTGGAAGAGCCAGTGATGATGCTATCAGATCCTTAGTTATTTCATACAAGCTATTAGGTACTCGTGAGTGGTTCATTATTCACCATACAGATTGTGGTATGGAAACATTTACTGACGAAATTATTCGCGGATTACTAGAAAAAAGTTTAGAAACAGCTAAAATAGACGAAACTGGATGGCATGATATAGGTTCAGGACCTGGATCTTCAGAAGCGTATTTTATTGATTGGCTTACTATTGGTGAACAATCAAAGAGTGTTTACGAAGATGTGAAACGAGTGAGATTCCACCCCCTAGTCCCCAAAAATATTCCAATTTACGGTTATCTTTATGACGTAAAAACCGGGAAGTTAATCGAAATTCCCCAAGCCACGGAGATAGGGAAAGTCCAATGA
- a CDS encoding ABC transporter substrate-binding protein translates to MKNKQFLHPYSCVCCGMNRRDFVKLSYLFTTSLTATIGIGGCQQILPRKDNTQQPISAAKRDSTDNQPVKIGYLPITDAAPLLVAHSRKLYEAEGLTTEQPRLFRSWAQIVEAFLARQVNVIHVLMPVTIWIRYGRKFPAKIVAWNHTNGSALTVLPEIESSKDLGGRTIAVPFWYSIHNVVLQQILKQQGLSVVRKPQGAPIASNEVNLVVLPPPDMISALANQSIGGYIVAEPFNAASENLKTGKILRFTGDIWKDHACCVVFMHEEDVVQRREWTQRVVNALVKAQLWTRNNRPEVAEILSQGGGKYTPHSLPVLKRALSYYDTQFYGKQGAITHANWGINRIDFQPYPFPSYTEKLVQLLKETQVEGETAFLQNLQPQQVAQDLVDDSFVKSALEQIGGPQVFGLPRELLRSETISV, encoded by the coding sequence ATGAAAAATAAACAATTTTTGCATCCTTATAGTTGTGTTTGCTGTGGCATGAATCGACGAGACTTTGTTAAACTGAGTTATTTGTTTACCACTTCGTTAACAGCAACCATAGGGATTGGGGGATGCCAACAAATTTTACCCCGGAAAGATAATACTCAGCAGCCTATTAGTGCCGCTAAACGAGATTCTACAGATAATCAGCCCGTAAAAATAGGTTATTTGCCAATCACTGATGCTGCGCCCCTTTTGGTAGCTCACTCACGGAAACTCTATGAAGCGGAAGGATTAACCACAGAACAACCACGTTTATTTCGTTCCTGGGCGCAAATTGTGGAAGCATTTTTAGCACGTCAGGTGAACGTAATTCATGTTCTGATGCCCGTTACTATATGGATTCGCTACGGGCGAAAATTTCCGGCAAAAATTGTTGCTTGGAACCACACTAATGGCTCTGCTTTAACCGTTTTGCCAGAAATTGAAAGTTCTAAGGACCTGGGTGGACGCACCATAGCCGTTCCATTTTGGTATTCTATTCATAATGTGGTACTGCAACAAATCCTCAAACAACAGGGTCTGAGTGTGGTTCGTAAACCTCAAGGTGCCCCTATTGCCAGTAATGAGGTCAATCTAGTGGTTTTACCACCACCCGATATGATTTCAGCTTTAGCCAATCAAAGTATTGGTGGTTATATTGTTGCAGAGCCATTTAACGCAGCATCAGAAAACTTGAAAACTGGTAAAATTTTGCGGTTCACAGGAGATATTTGGAAAGACCATGCTTGTTGTGTAGTCTTTATGCATGAAGAGGATGTTGTCCAACGCCGGGAATGGACTCAACGAGTTGTCAATGCTTTGGTCAAAGCACAATTGTGGACTAGGAATAATCGCCCGGAAGTGGCAGAAATCCTTTCTCAAGGGGGTGGGAAGTACACTCCCCATTCCTTACCAGTTCTGAAACGGGCACTTAGTTACTATGATACCCAATTCTATGGTAAACAAGGGGCTATTACCCATGCTAATTGGGGCATTAACCGAATTGACTTTCAGCCCTATCCCTTCCCTTCTTATACAGAAAAACTGGTGCAACTACTCAAAGAAACTCAAGTGGAGGGAGAGACTGCCTTTTTGCAAAATCTACAACCACAACAGGTGGCTCAAGATTTGGTAGATGATTCTTTTGTGAAATCCGCCCTGGAGCAAATTGGAGGTCCTCAAGTATTTGGTTTACCAAGAGAACTTTTGCGTTCTGAAACTATTTCAGTTTAA
- a CDS encoding ABC transporter ATP-binding protein, which yields MINPHKTISNSKLVSVKDSPILTVQRLKKDYITRRGNFTAFANINLHIDHREVVCLLGASGCGKSSLLLAIAGLESIDEGEIYLEGKPLHSPHPQIALVFQQAALLPWLNVWQNIGFGLQFQQMARLSSQEVRSRISSAIASVKLQGFEEAYPHQLSGGMAQRVALARAIARQPKILLLDEPLGALDAITRLEMQKLMLEVIEKHKSTILLVTHDIDEALLLGDRILLMSPYPGAIHREWRISQPKPRFHHLNTLFELRLTIIEELSTLMDEIR from the coding sequence ATGATCAATCCTCATAAGACCATATCCAATTCAAAATTGGTTTCTGTAAAAGATAGTCCCATACTAACAGTACAAAGGCTGAAAAAAGACTATATCACCCGTCGGGGAAATTTTACCGCGTTTGCCAATATTAATTTACACATTGATCACCGAGAGGTAGTATGTCTCCTGGGGGCCAGCGGATGTGGTAAATCTTCCCTGTTATTAGCGATCGCTGGATTAGAGTCGATTGATGAGGGGGAAATTTATTTAGAGGGCAAGCCATTACACTCTCCCCATCCGCAAATTGCTCTGGTGTTTCAGCAAGCAGCATTGTTACCTTGGTTGAATGTTTGGCAAAACATTGGTTTCGGCCTGCAGTTTCAGCAAATGGCTCGCCTTTCTTCTCAGGAAGTGCGATCGCGTATTAGTTCTGCCATTGCCAGCGTTAAATTACAGGGATTTGAAGAGGCATATCCCCATCAACTCTCTGGCGGTATGGCACAAAGAGTAGCTTTGGCACGTGCTATTGCTCGTCAGCCTAAAATATTACTACTCGATGAACCTTTAGGTGCTTTAGATGCTATTACCAGATTAGAAATGCAAAAACTAATGCTAGAGGTAATAGAAAAGCATAAAAGCACAATATTGCTAGTAACTCATGATATTGACGAAGCCTTGTTATTGGGTGATCGAATACTACTGATGAGTCCTTACCCGGGAGCAATTCATAGAGAATGGAGGATTAGCCAACCTAAACCCCGTTTTCATCACTTAAACACCCTATTTGAACTAAGGCTCACTATTATCGAAGAACTGTCAACCCTAATGGATGAAATTAGATAA
- a CDS encoding acyl-CoA/acyl-ACP dehydrogenase codes for MITENSILELQLSQRAQYLNDGYNNIHVGDSLTQLAQVGYLGLGVRHSLGGYGGDLLDVVEAIAMVAGQCLTSGFVFWCQRAFIQYLIASDNKYLQVEILPQVLKGELSGATGLSNAMKNLAGIEKLRIQAQLNKKGIILNGFLPWASNLRPEKFVVAVAAKTDDGRSVVVAIPGNTVGLERGEDLQLLGLQSSWTSTLNLSQVELSQEWIISHNGEDFLPKIRPAFLLMQCGLPLGIARKSLQEIEQSINRNNEQALSFRVTNSALRLSELETQIFHLSRLSALTLSQTRQLFEVRIRLTRLAVEMVQLELESKGGSAYFKSSGTARRLREVAFLPVLTPSLVQLETELYRHAPVCETI; via the coding sequence ATGATTACCGAAAACTCAATTCTGGAATTGCAATTGTCCCAGCGTGCTCAGTATTTAAATGATGGATATAATAATATCCACGTTGGTGATTCCCTAACTCAACTGGCACAAGTAGGCTATTTAGGACTAGGGGTACGCCATTCACTAGGTGGCTATGGCGGTGATCTATTGGATGTGGTGGAGGCGATCGCCATGGTCGCTGGTCAATGTTTAACCAGTGGCTTTGTTTTTTGGTGTCAGCGGGCATTTATCCAATATCTGATAGCCAGTGATAACAAATACCTACAAGTGGAGATCTTGCCACAGGTACTGAAGGGAGAGCTTTCGGGAGCAACTGGACTATCCAATGCCATGAAAAACTTGGCAGGGATTGAAAAGTTACGAATACAGGCTCAACTAAATAAAAAAGGCATTATCTTAAATGGTTTTTTGCCATGGGCTTCTAACCTGCGTCCTGAAAAGTTTGTGGTTGCAGTAGCAGCCAAAACCGATGACGGTAGGTCTGTTGTAGTGGCTATCCCTGGTAATACAGTTGGACTGGAGCGGGGGGAGGATCTGCAACTTCTGGGATTACAGTCTTCCTGGACCAGCACCTTAAATTTGAGTCAGGTCGAGCTTTCCCAGGAATGGATAATTAGTCACAATGGGGAGGACTTTTTGCCCAAAATTCGCCCGGCTTTTCTGCTCATGCAATGTGGATTGCCCCTGGGAATAGCACGGAAATCTCTGCAAGAAATAGAACAAAGCATTAATCGTAACAATGAACAAGCATTGAGTTTTCGAGTAACAAATAGTGCATTGAGGCTATCGGAGCTAGAAACTCAGATCTTCCACTTGAGCAGGCTATCAGCCTTAACTTTGTCACAGACCCGTCAGTTATTTGAGGTTCGCATTAGATTAACTCGTTTAGCAGTAGAAATGGTGCAGCTGGAGCTCGAGTCCAAGGGCGGATCCGCATATTTCAAGTCCAGCGGGACTGCCCGACGATTAAGAGAAGTAGCCTTTTTGCCGGTCTTGACTCCCAGTTTAGTGCAACTAGAAACCGAATTGTACCGTCATGCCCCAGTCTGCGAAACGATATGA
- a CDS encoding sulfatase-like hydrolase/transferase, which produces MGATDFPAKERPNIVFILADDLGWGDLSIDGQKNYQTPYLDQLARDGIRFNQAYSDSPVCTPTRIGFFTGRYPGRLAIGNYEPLLSFQQIGDSVGLPPEHPTIASLLRDNGYETVLVGKWHCGYLPRYSPLKSGFNKFFGNFSGAIDYFRHVDTNGKPDLWEADTPIEKIGYVTDIFTERAVDFIKGPHVNPFYLSLHYTAPHWPWQGPEDVELSNDLIGRDNLENWINTGTKESYKAVVQSLDNGVGKVLQALEDVGIANRTIVIFASDNGGERFSNFGLFQGKKGNLYEGGIRVPTLIRWSGVIAPNQISDQVIITHDITATILAATKTNTNPDYPLDGEDLLPVIQNEIPTYDRVLFWRYKGNNRLGLPPRVRQGAVRSENWKYLKIGENEHLFNLANDQQELINLKLEHREIFAELRSKYQLWESELEPY; this is translated from the coding sequence ATGGGTGCTACAGACTTTCCTGCTAAAGAGCGTCCTAATATAGTCTTCATATTGGCCGATGACCTAGGTTGGGGTGATCTGAGTATTGATGGGCAAAAGAACTATCAAACTCCCTATTTGGATCAACTAGCAAGGGACGGGATACGTTTTAATCAAGCTTATTCAGATTCACCGGTTTGTACACCGACAAGAATTGGGTTTTTTACTGGTCGTTATCCAGGAAGGTTAGCAATTGGTAATTATGAGCCATTGCTGAGCTTTCAACAAATAGGGGATAGTGTTGGACTACCACCAGAACATCCAACCATAGCATCTTTACTGAGGGACAATGGGTATGAAACGGTCCTGGTGGGAAAATGGCATTGTGGTTACTTACCCAGATATAGCCCGTTAAAAAGTGGATTTAACAAATTTTTCGGTAATTTTAGTGGAGCAATAGATTACTTTCGTCACGTAGATACCAATGGGAAACCTGACCTTTGGGAAGCTGATACACCAATTGAAAAAATTGGTTATGTGACCGACATATTTACAGAACGTGCGGTTGACTTCATCAAAGGTCCTCATGTAAATCCATTTTACCTGAGTTTACATTACACAGCACCCCACTGGCCATGGCAAGGACCGGAAGATGTGGAACTTAGTAACGATTTGATTGGGAGAGATAATTTAGAGAATTGGATCAATACAGGAACAAAAGAATCCTATAAAGCAGTTGTGCAAAGTTTAGATAACGGTGTGGGTAAAGTGCTACAGGCATTAGAAGATGTAGGAATAGCCAATCGCACGATCGTAATTTTTGCTAGCGACAACGGGGGAGAGAGATTCTCTAATTTCGGTCTTTTTCAAGGTAAAAAAGGGAACTTATACGAAGGTGGTATTAGAGTACCTACATTAATTAGATGGAGCGGGGTTATTGCACCAAATCAAATCAGCGATCAGGTAATTATTACCCATGATATTACAGCTACAATTTTAGCAGCTACAAAGACCAATACTAACCCTGATTATCCATTAGACGGAGAGGATTTGCTGCCCGTAATCCAAAATGAAATCCCCACCTATGACCGAGTTTTATTTTGGAGGTACAAAGGTAATAATAGACTGGGATTACCTCCAAGGGTCAGGCAAGGTGCCGTTCGTAGTGAAAATTGGAAGTACTTAAAAATTGGAGAAAATGAACATCTTTTTAACCTAGCCAATGATCAACAAGAACTCATCAATCTCAAACTAGAACATAGAGAGATATTTGCCGAACTGAGATCCAAATACCAACTGTGGGAATCGGAACTAGAGCCTTATTAA
- a CDS encoding RpnC/YadD family protein, which translates to MNQIRANYDEPWKEALTEYFEQFLLFFFPSIHQLVNWEKIPESLDKELQRITASSKTKKRYADKLYKVWLISGEEMWVLIHIEIQSQYEEEFPQRMYIYRECTSIIIVLLT; encoded by the coding sequence ATGAATCAGATAAGAGCTAACTACGACGAACCTTGGAAAGAAGCACTAACCGAATATTTTGAACAATTCTTGTTATTCTTCTTTCCTTCAATTCACCAATTAGTCAATTGGGAAAAAATACCAGAATCCTTGGATAAAGAACTGCAAAGAATTACAGCTTCCTCAAAGACGAAAAAACGCTATGCAGATAAACTATACAAAGTTTGGCTGATTAGTGGAGAGGAAATGTGGGTGTTAATTCATATTGAAATTCAAAGTCAGTATGAGGAAGAATTTCCCCAGAGAATGTACATCTATAGAGAATGTACATCTATAATTATCGTGCTTTTGACCTAG
- a CDS encoding ABC transporter permease: MTIPLPLRGLVIGSILWWVLTTPLWHQDPVVVDFSPERTSVALVQLLDSGAIFPHIFGSLRRVFVGLLAAIGLGVPCGILLGLSRYLDQATSALFQFIRMISPLSWMPIAVMVLGIGDLPVYFLLTIAAIWALILNTSAGVVSVDRRWLLLSKGLCATQWEMISQVIIPAIIPHLLTGIRLAIGVIWIVLVPAEMLGVNEGLGYYILNTRDRLAYSELMAVVLIIGLIGCFLDITLRFAQHRWIHHL; encoded by the coding sequence ATGACAATTCCCCTACCTTTGCGGGGATTAGTAATTGGTTCAATTCTCTGGTGGGTACTTACGACCCCACTATGGCATCAGGATCCGGTAGTAGTTGATTTTTCTCCGGAGCGAACCAGTGTGGCCCTGGTTCAATTGTTGGATAGTGGTGCTATTTTTCCCCATATATTTGGTAGTCTGCGACGAGTATTTGTGGGGTTATTAGCGGCCATTGGATTGGGAGTTCCTTGTGGCATTTTATTAGGACTTTCACGGTATTTAGATCAGGCAACTTCTGCTCTGTTTCAGTTTATCAGAATGATATCCCCTCTTTCTTGGATGCCCATAGCAGTGATGGTTTTAGGTATTGGGGACTTGCCAGTATATTTTCTGTTAACTATTGCCGCTATTTGGGCTTTAATTCTTAATACTTCCGCAGGGGTCGTATCTGTTGATCGTCGTTGGTTATTACTATCTAAAGGTTTATGTGCAACACAATGGGAAATGATTAGTCAGGTAATAATTCCTGCTATTATTCCACATTTGTTGACTGGGATTCGTCTAGCCATTGGAGTTATCTGGATCGTTTTAGTACCCGCAGAAATGCTGGGTGTAAATGAAGGATTAGGTTATTATATTCTTAATACTCGAGATCGCCTTGCCTATTCGGAATTGATGGCAGTTGTTTTGATAATTGGACTGATTGGTTGTTTTCTTGATATTACTCTCCGATTCGCCCAGCATCGTTGGATACATCACCTTTAA